The following are encoded in a window of Methanobrevibacter ruminantium M1 genomic DNA:
- a CDS encoding 30S ribosomal protein S5, protein MSFNMDDWEPKTNLGKEVKAGNITDIDEIFEKGLPIMELEIIDALLPDLEEEVMDVNLVQRMHKSGRKVNFRVIVAVGNRNGYVGLGQGKAREVGPAIRKAVDNAKYNVIKVRRGCGDWGCVCGRQHTVPFKVTGKASSVKVTLRPAPAGVGLAIGDVGKTILSLAGYKDVWSQASGQTQTTVNFANAVFNALKESCKMKASEQDLKNMGVIQ, encoded by the coding sequence ATGAGCTTTAATATGGATGATTGGGAACCTAAAACCAATTTAGGTAAGGAAGTAAAAGCAGGTAACATTACCGATATTGATGAAATCTTTGAAAAAGGTCTCCCTATAATGGAACTTGAAATCATTGACGCATTGCTCCCTGACTTGGAAGAGGAAGTAATGGACGTAAACTTAGTTCAAAGAATGCACAAATCTGGTAGAAAAGTAAACTTTAGAGTAATCGTTGCTGTCGGTAACAGAAACGGTTACGTAGGTTTAGGACAAGGTAAAGCTAGAGAAGTAGGTCCAGCTATCAGAAAAGCAGTGGATAACGCTAAATACAATGTAATCAAAGTAAGAAGAGGCTGTGGAGACTGGGGTTGTGTCTGCGGAAGACAACACACAGTTCCATTCAAGGTAACCGGTAAGGCAAGCAGTGTAAAGGTAACCTTAAGACCTGCTCCTGCAGGTGTAGGACTTGCTATCGGTGATGTAGGTAAAACCATTCTCAGCCTTGCAGGATATAAGGACGTATGGTCCCAAGCAAGCGGCCAAACCCAAACCACTGTAAACTTTGCTAACGCTGTATTCAATGCTTTAAAAGAATCCTGTAAGATGAAAGCTTCAGAACAAGACCTTAAAAATATGGGAGTAATCCAATAA
- a CDS encoding DUF106 domain-containing protein, producing MAYQGSFLLGISWLQPVFDAMNAVLNPLVQLDPTPNNPVLTVFVISALISLLTVTAQKLLVDQDKMNEMQANSKALQKELREAQKSGDAKQIAKVQAKQTDMMQDQSEVMKMSFRPMIVTMVPILLIFDWMWQSAIRSLIVVFPPAVYYCTLTPIFHSLGQMLYGGNITTIPFGVGWLWWYFICTFGMSQIIRKFMGFKNGF from the coding sequence ATGGCGTATCAAGGTAGTTTTCTTTTAGGTATTTCCTGGCTTCAGCCAGTATTCGATGCAATGAATGCTGTCCTTAATCCTTTAGTTCAATTGGATCCAACTCCAAATAATCCTGTACTTACTGTATTTGTGATATCTGCTTTAATATCCCTTTTGACAGTTACTGCACAGAAATTATTAGTGGACCAAGACAAGATGAATGAGATGCAAGCAAATTCAAAGGCTTTGCAGAAAGAATTAAGAGAAGCTCAAAAAAGTGGAGATGCTAAACAAATAGCAAAAGTTCAAGCAAAACAAACGGATATGATGCAAGACCAGAGCGAAGTTATGAAAATGTCATTCAGACCAATGATTGTAACTATGGTTCCTATCTTATTAATATTCGATTGGATGTGGCAATCCGCTATACGTTCACTTATTGTTGTATTCCCTCCAGCTGTTTATTATTGTACTTTAACTCCAATTTTCCACTCTCTAGGACAAATGCTTTACGGCGGTAACATAACTACCATTCCATTTGGTGTAGGTTGGTTATGGTGGTATTTCATTTGTACTTTTGGAATGAGTCAAATCATTAGGAAATTTATGGGATTCAAGAACGGTTT
- a CDS encoding 50S ribosomal protein L19e, which translates to MNLTTQRRLAASILKVGVNRVWIDPEEVEEVSRAITRDGVKQLIDQGIIKARPKTGISSYRSKKLKEQKKKGKRKGRGSVKGAKNARTPKKQVWMKTIRALRSDLKEMRDTGEIDPTTYRKLYKMAKGGAFRSKSYMKTYARDHDLIK; encoded by the coding sequence ATGAATCTTACTACACAAAGAAGATTAGCTGCTAGTATACTTAAAGTTGGAGTAAACCGTGTATGGATAGATCCAGAAGAAGTAGAAGAAGTTTCTAGAGCTATTACAAGAGACGGTGTCAAACAACTTATAGATCAAGGTATTATCAAAGCTAGACCAAAAACTGGTATTAGTAGCTACAGATCTAAAAAACTTAAAGAGCAAAAGAAGAAAGGAAAACGAAAAGGAAGAGGTAGTGTAAAAGGAGCAAAGAACGCTCGTACACCTAAAAAACAAGTTTGGATGAAAACCATCCGTGCTTTAAGAAGCGATCTTAAAGAAATGAGAGACACTGGTGAAATCGATCCTACTACCTACCGCAAATTATACAAGATGGCTAAAGGTGGAGCTTTCAGAAGTAAATCTTACATGAAAACTTACGCTAGAGACCATGACTTAATCAAATAG
- a CDS encoding adenylate kinase, whose translation MKLVVLTGIPGSGSTTVLKKALEEVDYLHLNYGDIMTEIAVEKGLVETRDELRKLPADTQKEIQKAAGIRIKEKSESENVIVDTHCTISTPSGFLPGLPKWVLEGLNPDHFVLIEAYPDEIRVRRTNDDTRQRDAESAEAIQLHQEMNRAASMAYATLTGATVKIVYNHDNELDDTVAGLVEFLK comes from the coding sequence ATGAAATTAGTAGTTTTAACAGGTATTCCAGGTTCTGGAAGTACTACTGTACTTAAAAAAGCTTTAGAAGAAGTAGATTATCTTCATTTAAACTATGGAGATATAATGACTGAAATTGCTGTTGAAAAAGGTCTTGTTGAGACTAGAGACGAGTTAAGAAAATTGCCTGCAGACACTCAAAAAGAGATTCAAAAGGCAGCAGGAATTAGAATTAAAGAAAAGTCTGAAAGTGAAAATGTAATTGTAGACACTCACTGTACCATAAGCACTCCATCTGGTTTCTTACCTGGACTTCCTAAATGGGTATTGGAAGGTTTAAATCCAGATCATTTTGTTTTAATCGAAGCATATCCTGATGAAATCAGGGTTAGAAGAACAAATGATGACACTAGACAAAGAGATGCTGAATCAGCTGAAGCTATTCAATTGCATCAAGAAATGAACAGAGCAGCTTCAATGGCTTATGCCACTTTAACTGGAGCAACTGTGAAAATAGTTTATAATCATGACAATGAGCTAGATGACACTGTCGCTGGCTTAGTTGAATTTTTAAAATAA
- the secY gene encoding preprotein translocase subunit SecY, producing the protein MFLENFKPIFQLLPEVKTPIHRQDFREKLKWTAIVLVLYYFLTLIPLYGLSPAAVDQFAQLRAVMAGSFGSILTLGIGPIVTASIVLQLLVGAKILDLDLTLHEHKAMFQSTQKLLAIIFTIFEAGVLVFTGSLVAIDPSFYPIMLLQLVIGAIMILYLDEVVSKWGFGSGVGLFIAAGVAETIIVGTFNFLPASAASTTASGILPAFIQSIIGGAPNFQILIPLIATIVVFLIAVYGESMRIEIPISHGRVKGHGRIRGAVGKYPLKFIYASNMPVILTSALLVNVSLIASLFQKLGFPIFGEVSGGRAISGLALWLTTPNSISVLFTNPLRVLFYAIVFLGCCVLFSWLWVEISGSLSAKEVAKQLYNSGIQIPGFRSSKRQLYTIMKKYIPALTILGGLFVGILAFIADLTGALGGGTGVLLTVGIVYKLYEEIAQEQLMEMHPMLRKFLGND; encoded by the coding sequence ATGTTTTTAGAAAATTTTAAACCAATATTTCAGTTGCTTCCTGAGGTAAAGACTCCTATTCATAGGCAGGACTTTAGGGAAAAGCTTAAATGGACAGCTATAGTTTTAGTTTTATATTATTTTTTAACTCTTATTCCATTATATGGGTTGAGTCCAGCTGCAGTTGACCAATTTGCACAATTAAGAGCTGTTATGGCAGGTAGTTTCGGGTCAATTCTTACATTAGGGATTGGTCCTATTGTAACAGCGTCAATTGTATTGCAATTATTAGTCGGTGCAAAGATATTGGATTTGGACTTGACCTTACACGAACATAAGGCTATGTTTCAAAGTACTCAAAAATTATTAGCTATTATTTTCACTATATTTGAAGCAGGAGTTCTTGTATTCACAGGAAGTCTGGTTGCTATCGACCCATCTTTCTATCCAATCATGCTCTTGCAGCTTGTTATTGGAGCTATTATGATCTTATATTTGGATGAAGTAGTATCCAAATGGGGATTCGGTAGTGGTGTAGGTTTATTCATTGCTGCTGGTGTAGCAGAAACAATTATTGTAGGTACATTTAACTTCTTGCCAGCTTCCGCTGCCTCAACAACTGCTTCAGGTATTCTTCCTGCATTTATTCAATCAATAATTGGTGGAGCACCTAATTTCCAAATCTTGATTCCATTGATTGCTACCATTGTAGTGTTCTTGATAGCAGTATATGGTGAAAGTATGAGAATCGAGATTCCTATTTCCCACGGCAGAGTAAAAGGACACGGTAGAATCAGAGGGGCTGTAGGTAAATATCCTTTGAAATTCATCTATGCAAGTAACATGCCGGTTATTTTAACCAGTGCGCTTCTTGTAAACGTATCCCTTATTGCAAGTCTCTTCCAGAAATTAGGATTCCCTATATTTGGAGAAGTTTCAGGTGGAAGGGCTATCAGCGGACTTGCTTTATGGCTTACCACCCCTAACAGCATAAGCGTATTGTTTACCAATCCTTTAAGGGTTTTATTCTACGCAATTGTATTTTTAGGCTGTTGTGTACTCTTCTCATGGCTATGGGTTGAAATCAGTGGTTCCTTAAGTGCTAAGGAAGTTGCAAAGCAACTCTATAACTCTGGTATACAGATTCCAGGTTTTAGAAGTAGTAAAAGACAACTTTATACAATCATGAAAAAATATATTCCAGCTCTTACAATCCTTGGTGGTTTATTCGTAGGTATTTTGGCATTTATTGCAGACCTTACCGGAGCTTTAGGCGGAGGTACAGGTGTATTGCTTACTGTAGGTATTGTATACAAGCTCTACGAAGAGATCGCTCAAGAACAACTTATGGAAATGCATCCAATGTTAAGAAAATTCTTAGGAAACGATTAG
- a CDS encoding uL15m family ribosomal protein, whose translation MIRKGKKINKMRGSRSNGGGSVKRRRGAGNKGGKGKAGAGKHHWSTTVIENRYYFGKHGFKRPQKTIHRSYPVNLNFLNDKAEEFLEKGIATKDEDDVIVIDVTDLGYNKVLATGSLDIPLVVKSPAFSEAAIEKIEEAGGEAVELF comes from the coding sequence ATGATTAGAAAAGGCAAAAAAATCAACAAGATGAGAGGTTCCAGATCTAACGGTGGAGGCTCTGTCAAAAGAAGAAGAGGAGCAGGTAACAAAGGTGGTAAAGGTAAGGCTGGAGCTGGAAAGCACCACTGGTCCACCACTGTAATCGAAAACAGATATTACTTTGGTAAACACGGTTTCAAAAGACCTCAAAAGACCATCCACAGATCCTATCCTGTAAACTTAAACTTCTTGAATGATAAGGCTGAAGAGTTCTTGGAAAAAGGAATAGCAACTAAAGACGAAGACGATGTAATTGTCATTGATGTAACCGACTTAGGCTACAACAAAGTTTTAGCTACTGGCTCTCTTGACATTCCTTTAGTTGTAAAGTCTCCTGCATTCTCCGAAGCAGCTATCGAAAAAATCGAAGAAGCTGGTGGAGAAGCAGTTGAATTATTCTAG
- a CDS encoding 50S ribosomal protein L30 yields MYLVIRVRGTTGVIQGIASTLEMLRLNRINHAVLVEENPSYKGMLQKAKDYITWGEIDAETLTEIIEKRGRLVGGARISEEYLAENTDYSSFEELANALLNGELKAQDINMKPVFRLHPPRKGYEGIRHSIKEGGSLGYRGEDINSLAKRMA; encoded by the coding sequence ATGTATTTAGTTATTAGAGTAAGAGGTACTACTGGTGTTATTCAAGGCATTGCAAGTACCTTAGAAATGTTAAGACTTAACAGAATCAATCACGCTGTATTAGTTGAGGAAAACCCAAGCTACAAAGGTATGCTTCAAAAGGCAAAGGACTATATCACTTGGGGAGAAATCGATGCTGAAACTCTCACTGAAATCATTGAAAAGAGAGGAAGATTAGTTGGCGGTGCTCGTATCAGCGAAGAATACTTAGCTGAAAACACCGATTATTCCAGCTTCGAAGAATTGGCTAATGCATTACTTAACGGTGAACTTAAAGCTCAAGATATTAATATGAAACCTGTATTCCGTTTACATCCTCCAAGAAAAGGATATGAAGGAATCAGACATTCTATCAAAGAAGGCGGATCCTTAGGTTACAGAGGAGAAGATATTAATAGTCTTGCAAAGAGAATGGCTTAA
- a CDS encoding 50S ribosomal protein L18 has protein sequence MASGSNYKVAFRRRREGKTDFAARAKLVDVDKARLVVRISNANCIVQVINVGLTGDETVVSAHSKELNKLGWKGGNKNTSAVYLTAYLCGKKALAAGVEYAIADIGLKSPIKGAKVFAAVKGAADAGLDVPYGESIIPSEDRINGEHIAAYAESLDEDELNKKFSQYLARGLQPTDLPQHFEEIKNKIDEAEV, from the coding sequence ATGGCAAGCGGATCAAATTATAAAGTGGCTTTCAGAAGAAGAAGAGAAGGAAAAACTGACTTTGCTGCTAGAGCTAAATTAGTGGATGTAGACAAGGCAAGATTAGTTGTAAGAATTTCCAATGCTAATTGTATTGTTCAAGTAATCAATGTAGGCCTAACCGGCGATGAGACTGTCGTATCTGCACACAGTAAGGAATTAAACAAGTTAGGCTGGAAAGGCGGAAACAAAAACACCAGCGCTGTATACTTAACCGCATACTTATGTGGTAAGAAGGCTCTTGCAGCTGGAGTTGAATACGCTATTGCAGACATTGGTTTAAAATCCCCTATTAAAGGAGCTAAAGTATTTGCAGCTGTAAAAGGTGCTGCTGATGCAGGATTAGATGTTCCTTATGGCGAATCTATCATTCCTAGTGAAGATAGAATCAATGGTGAGCACATTGCAGCATATGCAGAAAGCTTAGATGAAGATGAACTTAATAAAAAATTCTCTCAATATTTAGCAAGAGGTCTTCAACCTACTGATTTACCTCAACACTTTGAAGAGATTAAAAATAAAATTGATGAGGCTGAAGTATGA